From Gammaproteobacteria bacterium, a single genomic window includes:
- a CDS encoding nucleoside triphosphate pyrophosphohydrolase family protein: MNETNHKNNYSSMLEAVQAFHDKHQFKEKGGEDMPYRIALMSEELGEIAACVTKGKGIDELSEECADLLILIMGTAIAANFDLNQAFWNKMEKIMQRESRMIDGRIRVSEFRDC, translated from the coding sequence ATGAATGAGACAAACCATAAAAACAATTACTCTTCCATGCTGGAGGCGGTACAGGCATTCCATGACAAACATCAGTTCAAGGAAAAGGGTGGTGAAGATATGCCCTACCGCATTGCCTTGATGTCAGAGGAACTCGGTGAGATTGCCGCCTGTGTGACAAAGGGAAAAGGCATTGATGAACTCTCGGAGGAATGTGCCGACCTGTTAATCCTAATTATGGGTACCGCCATCGCTGCCAACTTTGATTTGAACCAGGCCTTCTGGAACAAGATGGAAAAAATTATGCAACGAGAATCACGCATGATTGATGGTCGCATTCGAGTATCGGAATTCAGGGATTGCTAA
- a CDS encoding 1-acyl-sn-glycerol-3-phosphate acyltransferase, with product MLFVRSLLYWLVLVISTILFSILLIPLYLMPFYVRIRMDRAWIHINLSALKYLCKLDYQVEGLENLPEKNAIFLAKHQSAWETIAFQAFLPPLSWVLKQELLRIPFFGWGLACMEPVAIDRKAGRQALNHMIKQGSTRLKQGRWLMIFPEGTRTAPGKKAIYHPGAGLLAQKTHSPIVPIAHNAGLYWPRRGFIKHPGTIRVVIGPCMPTTGMKAKEIVKMAEEWIENKVIELS from the coding sequence ATGTTATTTGTACGCTCCCTGCTCTACTGGCTGGTTCTTGTTATATCCACCATCCTGTTTTCAATCCTTCTGATACCCCTCTACCTGATGCCTTTTTATGTGCGTATTCGTATGGACAGAGCCTGGATACATATCAACCTGTCGGCACTGAAATATCTCTGTAAACTGGATTATCAGGTTGAAGGGCTGGAAAACCTACCGGAAAAAAACGCCATCTTTCTCGCCAAACACCAATCTGCCTGGGAAACCATTGCCTTTCAAGCCTTCCTGCCTCCCTTGTCTTGGGTGTTAAAACAGGAACTACTACGAATCCCCTTCTTTGGTTGGGGGCTCGCCTGTATGGAACCGGTTGCAATCGATCGTAAAGCTGGTCGCCAGGCACTAAACCACATGATTAAACAAGGCTCAACCCGACTCAAACAAGGCCGTTGGCTCATGATTTTTCCGGAAGGCACACGCACCGCACCGGGTAAAAAAGCCATCTACCACCCCGGTGCTGGACTCTTGGCACAAAAGACCCACTCTCCGATTGTCCCCATTGCACACAACGCCGGTCTATACTGGCCACGCCGTGGTTTTATCAAACATCCGGGAACCATCCGGGTTGTGATTGGACCCTGTATGCCAACCACCGGCATGAAAGCAAAGGAAATTGTTAAAATGGCAGAGGAGTGGATTGAGAATAAGGTGATAGAGCTCTCTTAA
- the gmhB gene encoding D-glycero-beta-D-manno-heptose 1,7-bisphosphate 7-phosphatase — protein sequence MAKKLIILDRDGVINQDSDDFIKSPSEWIPIDGSLEAIARLNHAGYRVVIATNQSGIARELFTLDTLMRIHEKMHCALAGLGGKIEAIFFCPHGPKDHCDCRKPKPGLLHNIANRLHVDLHQTPVIGDSLRDLQAAEAADAQAILVRTGKGKRTLNKLENPDHYPVFDDLASYTNFLINQ from the coding sequence ATGGCAAAAAAACTGATAATTCTGGATCGGGATGGTGTTATCAATCAGGATTCAGATGACTTCATCAAATCCCCGTCAGAATGGATACCCATTGATGGTAGCCTCGAAGCCATTGCACGCCTAAACCACGCCGGTTATCGTGTTGTGATCGCCACCAATCAATCCGGTATTGCCAGAGAACTTTTTACCCTTGATACCCTCATGCGAATCCATGAAAAGATGCATTGTGCGCTTGCCGGGCTCGGCGGTAAAATCGAGGCGATATTCTTTTGTCCACACGGGCCAAAAGATCACTGTGATTGCCGTAAACCTAAACCGGGACTGCTGCATAATATTGCCAATCGCCTGCACGTTGATTTGCATCAAACCCCTGTCATTGGTGATTCATTACGTGATTTACAAGCCGCTGAAGCCGCTGATGCACAAGCCATTCTGGTGCGCACAGGAAAAGGAAAACGCACCCTGAACAAACTGGAAAATCCTGACCACTATCCTGTGTTTGATGATCTCGCCAGTTACACTAATTTTTTAATTAACCAGTAA